One segment of Methylotuvimicrobium sp. KM2 DNA contains the following:
- a CDS encoding toll/interleukin-1 receptor domain-containing protein gives MFITLQLPFVDLRRFLQYPPEFVPVRFLDQEPSRDDFEKIAKENYVRCFGSFQLRGFFPKFKQASNTECENEKILPPDEEQWGSLLNLWQDEYLYASTRKGLRFDRLEKQELLGGKLRYPRAKIRALRFSPFKPSHSLWSPCMRIEIGILYSVPSSITGDELVDALSEFVKLKVKVPTYKRDGAGRNAKIEGPIFQNKPLVEQQEALARLIVNGTTAQHVLRVHEKMVSSGSPLLTVHYFPDELSSLPKSFNSLPKRLTRNVGIGYHSLKEPRIGAWLFELPYDGMKKKTASKKREIIRNNTIAIMRYWSELQAVIALRSSVLKGDFSFSLKENDQLNNYVNKATKFLLSKDWHGGQLDIIRNIMRAHQLALPEDKQADINDSLRHFKRQIAIKLENISAASPPKVFVCYSHVDSQFLSVIQSAFSPFLKEEMVSYFDDTYISPSDEWEARIRYAIKNASVVVLMVSEHFFSSDYIQIIEMSNIIDLHKRQKLKIIPVLVKGAVPEKGYLSNIQFVNPKHPLFTASQEDIQEIMKSLVKEVFYDSNRDKFNNIE, from the coding sequence ATGTTTATTACGTTGCAGTTGCCTTTCGTTGATTTAAGAAGATTTCTTCAATACCCTCCAGAATTTGTACCTGTTAGATTTCTTGATCAGGAACCGTCTAGAGATGATTTCGAGAAGATAGCAAAGGAAAATTACGTTCGTTGCTTTGGTTCTTTTCAATTGAGAGGTTTTTTTCCAAAATTCAAGCAAGCTAGCAACACAGAATGCGAAAACGAAAAAATATTACCTCCAGACGAAGAGCAATGGGGTTCGCTTTTGAATTTATGGCAGGATGAATATCTTTATGCATCCACCCGCAAAGGTTTACGCTTTGATAGACTTGAAAAACAAGAGCTTCTTGGTGGGAAGTTGCGTTATCCGCGGGCGAAAATAAGGGCTTTACGTTTTTCCCCATTTAAACCATCGCATAGTTTATGGTCTCCATGCATGCGCATTGAAATAGGGATTTTATACTCCGTACCTAGTTCAATAACTGGAGATGAATTGGTTGATGCCCTTAGTGAGTTTGTGAAGTTGAAAGTCAAGGTGCCTACTTATAAAAGGGATGGTGCCGGTCGCAATGCTAAAATTGAAGGTCCAATATTTCAAAATAAGCCGCTGGTTGAGCAACAGGAAGCATTAGCAAGGCTAATAGTTAATGGAACTACTGCACAACATGTGTTGAGAGTCCATGAAAAGATGGTAAGTTCAGGAAGCCCATTGCTTACAGTACATTATTTTCCTGACGAACTTTCAAGCTTGCCTAAAAGCTTTAATTCTTTGCCCAAACGCTTAACGAGAAATGTGGGTATTGGGTATCACTCACTCAAGGAGCCTCGAATTGGTGCTTGGTTGTTTGAGCTTCCGTATGATGGTATGAAGAAAAAAACGGCATCAAAAAAAAGGGAGATTATTCGGAATAATACTATTGCAATTATGCGATATTGGTCTGAATTGCAAGCGGTTATTGCATTGCGAAGTTCCGTTTTAAAAGGTGATTTTAGCTTTAGCTTAAAAGAAAATGATCAGTTAAACAATTACGTCAATAAGGCAACAAAGTTTCTTCTATCGAAGGATTGGCACGGAGGACAATTAGATATTATCCGTAATATTATGAGAGCACACCAATTAGCTCTTCCAGAGGACAAACAAGCTGATATAAACGATTCTCTTAGACATTTCAAAAGACAAATAGCTATAAAGCTTGAAAATATTTCAGCAGCTAGCCCTCCAAAAGTATTTGTCTGCTACAGCCATGTTGATAGCCAGTTTTTGAGTGTTATACAAAGCGCATTTTCTCCATTTTTGAAAGAGGAGATGGTATCTTATTTCGATGATACTTATATAAGTCCTAGTGATGAATGGGAGGCAAGAATAAGATATGCCATCAAGAACGCCTCGGTTGTTGTGCTGATGGTGAGTGAGCATTTTTTTAGTTCTGATTATATTCAGATAATCGAAATGTCCAATATTATTGATCTTCATAAAAGGCAAAAGCTTAAAATTATTCCTGTTTTGGTTAAAGGGGCTGTGCCAGAGAAGGGATACCTTAGTAATATTCAGTTTGTAAATCCAAAACATCCGCTATTTACAGCCTCTCAAGAAGATATTCAAGAAATAATGAAATCTCTCGTAAAAGAAGTGTTCTACGACTCAAATAGGGATAAGTTCAATAATATAGAATAA
- a CDS encoding transposase — protein MKGAMWAFRKPWNNLGEEQQVVLLSLFRQAPILKEVYVQREVLTGIFEKDLTQAQAEQALTQWLDRITELGLDCFSPFVTTLSNWRDHITNYFIRRETSGFVEGLNNKIKVIKRRCYGIYNLGRLFQHIWLDVQGRRTSFPEH, from the coding sequence TTGAAAGGCGCCATGTGGGCTTTTCGAAAGCCTTGGAACAACCTGGGTGAAGAACAGCAAGTCGTTTTATTATCGTTATTCCGGCAGGCGCCGATACTGAAAGAAGTCTATGTACAACGGGAAGTCCTGACCGGTATTTTTGAAAAGGACCTGACCCAAGCACAGGCCGAACAGGCGTTAACGCAGTGGCTGGACAGGATTACGGAATTGGGACTGGATTGTTTCTCGCCCTTTGTGACTACCTTGAGCAACTGGCGTGATCACATCACCAACTATTTCATCCGGCGTGAAACCAGCGGCTTTGTTGAAGGGCTGAACAATAAGATCAAAGTGATAAAGCGTCGCTGCTACGGTATCTATAACCTGGGCCGATTGTTCCAGCATATTTGGCTGGATGTTCAGGGGCGCCGGACCTCCTTTCCGGAACACTAG